In Paenibacillus sonchi, a single genomic region encodes these proteins:
- a CDS encoding 2-hydroxyglutaryl-CoA dehydratase, whose translation MSAPEEKLSNFQKEQEEALGLGLENRSQWFDPVPHPFMAKDKSATTLLFGGLTMVHDDLVEAALKGLGYRVKHLECPDNESLRYGKEFGNRGQCNPNYFTVGNLIKYLHYLHDVEGKSKEEIIGSYLLVTSGSCGPCRFGTYVTEYRKALRDAGFEGFRVLHFQQTDGLKQVHGSGSALKLNIPFFISLLKAVLLGDIINALAYRIRPYEVEPGSTDAALERCKQYIYDALSERKRLEPALIRSRRELQTVRVDRSRVKPKVSIIGEFWAMTTEGDGNYQLQRFLESEGAEVEVQPLTAWILFLIWSGRFDTLKRIHLREADAGKNGLKGKHPFLHLHMLGLADRVLRVMFQTYAQIIGLYHYGLPDMEEIAEVAHEHYNNHLRGGEGHMEVGKLILNVAKQKANMTISVKPFGCMPSSGVSDGVQSLITERYPDAIFLPIETTGDGAINVYSRVQMMLFKAKQTAQKEFDEAVRKKSLTFEQLQKKKGLTSARPLHTSRHVVACSAANWVYSKRTFG comes from the coding sequence ATGTCTGCTCCCGAAGAAAAGCTATCGAACTTTCAGAAAGAACAAGAAGAAGCGTTAGGCTTGGGTCTTGAAAACAGAAGCCAGTGGTTTGATCCCGTTCCGCATCCATTTATGGCCAAAGATAAATCCGCCACGACCCTTCTTTTCGGAGGGCTGACGATGGTTCACGATGATTTGGTGGAGGCGGCGCTAAAAGGATTAGGCTATCGGGTGAAGCATTTGGAATGTCCGGACAATGAGTCGCTGCGCTACGGCAAAGAGTTCGGCAACCGCGGGCAATGCAACCCGAACTACTTCACGGTAGGCAATTTAATTAAATATCTGCATTACCTTCATGATGTGGAAGGCAAATCGAAGGAAGAGATTATCGGCAGCTACCTCCTCGTTACCAGCGGTTCCTGCGGCCCCTGCCGCTTCGGCACCTATGTCACGGAGTACCGGAAGGCCTTGCGCGATGCGGGATTTGAGGGATTCCGGGTGCTGCATTTCCAACAGACGGATGGGCTAAAACAGGTGCACGGCAGCGGATCGGCACTGAAGCTCAATATTCCGTTTTTTATCAGCCTCCTGAAGGCTGTTTTATTGGGGGATATTATCAATGCGCTGGCTTACCGTATCCGTCCTTATGAGGTCGAGCCGGGTTCAACAGACGCAGCTCTGGAACGGTGCAAACAGTATATATATGATGCGTTAAGCGAGCGTAAGCGGCTGGAGCCGGCGTTGATTAGGAGCCGCAGGGAACTGCAGACCGTACGGGTGGACCGCAGCAGAGTCAAACCGAAGGTAAGCATTATTGGCGAGTTTTGGGCGATGACCACCGAGGGAGACGGGAACTACCAGCTGCAGCGCTTTTTAGAAAGCGAGGGAGCCGAGGTGGAGGTGCAGCCGTTGACGGCTTGGATCTTGTTCCTCATCTGGTCAGGCCGCTTTGATACCTTAAAGAGAATTCATCTGCGTGAAGCCGATGCCGGGAAAAATGGACTAAAAGGAAAGCACCCCTTCCTGCATCTGCATATGTTAGGGCTGGCTGACCGTGTCCTTCGTGTGATGTTCCAGACCTATGCCCAAATCATCGGCCTGTATCATTACGGTCTGCCCGATATGGAAGAGATCGCCGAGGTTGCCCATGAACACTATAATAATCATCTGCGCGGCGGAGAAGGGCATATGGAGGTGGGAAAGCTGATCCTGAATGTAGCCAAGCAGAAGGCGAACATGACGATTTCAGTCAAGCCTTTCGGATGCATGCCGTCTTCCGGCGTTTCTGACGGGGTGCAGTCTCTGATCACCGAAAGATATCCCGATGCCATCTTTCTGCCGATCGAAACAACAGGCGATGGTGCTATCAACGTCTACAGCCGGGTGCAGATGATGCTTTTTAAAGCGAAGCAGACAGCGCAGAAGGAATTTGACGAAGCCGTAAGGAAAAAAAGCCTGACGTTCGAACAGCTTCAGAAAAAGAAGGGTTTAACATCTGCCCGTCCGCTGCATACAAGCCGTCATGTGGTTGCCTGCTCGGCGGCAAATTGGGTATATAGCAAGCGAACTTTTGGATAA
- a CDS encoding alkaline phosphatase family protein, giving the protein MADTLMAQSIDKGIKAQELPALKFLIDHGQYYKDLVSSFPTMSVTIDSSLLTGKYPDVHRVPGLTWYSAESKKIINYGTGPLEVLGHGIHPVLTDALIHLNGSHLNRNVPTIYEDLARQGLKSGSINGLIYRGASDHKLSIPGWIQGTASLPKEIQVKGPDLLSLGSLSNPFEGVENLPDGLTNRLGMNNNFAIDAVKHLIQTHKLPDFLFVYLPDLDQKLHKKGPTDLNGVKKLDQQLGSLLKTFGSPEKALKDAVIIVIGDSGMTPILPAGQNPVIDLPALLADARVLRPGEDVSEETEIILAVNETMAYVYSLKADRSLSDVAAVLKDDPRIDFIAWKEKEWVNVMQGSTAKLLKFKAGGTLTDEYRQSWTVGQNSEVLDIKVNAAAHSLDYNEYPDVLKRLSGALHSHKGEFLVVTAKPGYELADKASPTHKGGGGHGSIRKMESLVPLIIGGTDQKPEYLRMVDLKAYLLSLLTQKTHNGE; this is encoded by the coding sequence ATGGCAGACACTTTAATGGCTCAGTCAATCGACAAAGGAATCAAAGCTCAAGAGCTCCCTGCCTTGAAATTCCTGATCGATCACGGGCAATATTATAAAGACCTGGTCAGTTCTTTTCCTACGATGTCCGTCACGATCGACAGTTCGCTGCTCACCGGAAAGTATCCGGATGTTCACCGTGTACCGGGTCTGACTTGGTATTCTGCGGAGAGTAAGAAAATCATCAATTACGGGACTGGACCGCTGGAAGTGCTCGGACACGGAATTCATCCGGTGCTGACCGATGCGCTGATTCATTTGAACGGGAGCCATCTGAACCGGAATGTGCCTACCATCTATGAAGATTTAGCGCGGCAAGGATTGAAGTCGGGGTCAATAAATGGCCTGATTTACCGGGGAGCATCGGATCATAAGTTGTCGATTCCTGGCTGGATTCAAGGCACGGCTTCTTTGCCGAAAGAAATTCAGGTGAAAGGACCGGACTTGTTATCTCTGGGTTCGTTGTCCAACCCGTTTGAAGGGGTGGAAAATTTGCCCGATGGACTAACGAACCGGTTGGGGATGAATAATAATTTCGCTATAGATGCCGTGAAGCATTTGATACAAACCCATAAATTGCCGGATTTTTTATTTGTCTATTTACCCGATTTGGACCAAAAGCTGCATAAAAAAGGCCCCACGGATTTAAATGGGGTCAAAAAGCTGGATCAGCAGCTTGGTTCATTGTTGAAAACGTTTGGTTCACCGGAAAAGGCGTTGAAGGATGCGGTTATCATTGTCATAGGGGACAGCGGAATGACACCAATTCTGCCCGCTGGACAAAATCCGGTAATCGACCTGCCGGCTTTGCTCGCAGATGCCCGGGTTTTGCGTCCGGGTGAAGACGTGTCAGAGGAGACAGAAATCATTCTGGCTGTCAATGAAACCATGGCCTATGTGTATTCATTAAAAGCAGACCGTTCCCTTAGTGATGTTGCAGCTGTATTGAAAGATGACCCGCGCATCGATTTCATTGCCTGGAAAGAAAAAGAATGGGTCAATGTAATGCAGGGATCAACAGCCAAACTGCTCAAATTCAAAGCAGGGGGCACCCTGACCGATGAGTACAGGCAGTCATGGACTGTCGGACAGAACAGTGAGGTGCTGGATATAAAGGTGAATGCTGCAGCTCATTCACTGGATTACAATGAGTATCCCGATGTGTTGAAGCGACTATCAGGTGCGCTCCATTCGCACAAAGGCGAATTTTTGGTGGTTACCGCAAAACCGGGATATGAATTGGCAGACAAAGCTTCACCGACGCATAAAGGCGGAGGAGGGCATGGTTCCATCCGAAAAATGGAATCCCTTGTTCCTTTAATTATCGGCGGAACGGATCAAAAACCCGAATATTTACGAATGGTCGACTTAAAGGCTTATTTGCTTAGCCTTTTGACACAGAAGACTCATAACGGTGAATAA
- the cls gene encoding cardiolipin synthase: MPWIILAFLVLIIQIMAIIITEYRRPDKAVAWVMILFMIPLVGFLPYYFIAKRYTRHRILSQNEYNQRESFKAELIYRCNQRIPANGLAETVSKNKKLQHIVQNKLNLPITACNETTVYAESEHAFKAMLESIAAAKHHIHLEFYIIRDDELGIQFKQLLIQKAQEGVYVRLLYDGIGSRRLGKAFIKQLREAGVEIGCFSPPLVTFFQRQLNYRNHRKIVVVDGKIGFLGGLNIGDEYLGKDPSFGYWRDTHFSMKGDAVLWIQYTFLTDWYVVKGQLLTDSSYVPVQESHGRDIVQIVKSGPDETILELIFTLIISAKQRIYIETPYFIPDPGVLLAIKTAVMGGVDVRIIIPGTPDKKLVYNCSLSYVQELLQAGVRFYCYQQGFLHAKVLISDDLACSGSTNMDLRSFCDQFELNAVFFDRKIVNRLTDDFFTDLSVSNEIVQSEFEKRPPQQKMKEVFARLLSPFF, translated from the coding sequence TTGCCTTGGATCATTCTGGCTTTCTTAGTATTGATCATCCAAATCATGGCTATTATCATTACCGAATACCGCCGCCCGGACAAAGCAGTAGCTTGGGTAATGATCTTATTTATGATCCCGTTGGTCGGCTTCCTGCCGTATTATTTTATTGCCAAAAGATATACCCGCCACCGTATCCTTAGCCAGAATGAGTATAACCAGCGGGAATCGTTCAAAGCAGAGCTCATTTATCGATGCAACCAGCGGATACCGGCTAACGGGCTGGCGGAAACGGTTTCAAAAAATAAAAAACTTCAACATATAGTCCAAAATAAACTGAATCTCCCCATCACCGCTTGCAATGAGACAACAGTATACGCTGAATCCGAACACGCCTTTAAAGCGATGCTGGAGTCGATTGCTGCGGCCAAACATCATATTCATCTGGAGTTCTACATTATCCGTGATGATGAGCTTGGTATTCAATTTAAGCAGCTGCTGATTCAAAAAGCACAGGAAGGGGTTTACGTTCGGCTTTTATATGACGGGATTGGCAGCAGACGTTTGGGAAAGGCTTTTATTAAACAGCTGCGGGAGGCTGGCGTGGAAATCGGTTGTTTTTCCCCTCCGCTGGTCACTTTTTTTCAAAGGCAGCTCAACTACCGGAATCATCGTAAAATCGTCGTCGTCGACGGGAAAATCGGTTTTTTGGGCGGTTTAAATATCGGAGATGAATACTTGGGGAAGGACCCTTCCTTTGGTTATTGGCGGGACACTCATTTCAGTATGAAAGGCGATGCCGTTCTGTGGATCCAATATACCTTTTTGACCGATTGGTATGTGGTTAAGGGTCAATTGCTCACCGATTCCAGTTATGTTCCCGTACAGGAAAGCCACGGAAGAGACATTGTACAAATCGTGAAGAGTGGTCCCGATGAAACAATCCTGGAGCTTATTTTCACACTGATCATTTCGGCGAAGCAGCGAATTTATATAGAAACGCCATATTTCATTCCTGATCCCGGTGTCCTGTTGGCCATAAAAACAGCCGTCATGGGTGGTGTTGATGTTCGCATCATCATTCCCGGCACCCCTGATAAAAAACTTGTTTATAACTGTTCTTTATCCTATGTTCAGGAACTGCTCCAGGCCGGGGTGCGCTTTTATTGCTATCAGCAAGGATTTCTCCATGCCAAAGTATTGATTTCAGATGACCTCGCCTGCTCCGGCAGCACAAATATGGATCTGCGCAGCTTTTGCGACCAATTCGAGTTGAACGCAGTCTTTTTCGACAGGAAGATCGTGAACCGTTTGACGGATGATTTTTTTACAGATCTTAGTGTAAGCAATGAGATTGTACAATCTGAATTTGAAAAGCGGCCACCCCAGCAAAAAATGAAGGAAGTTTTCGCCCGGCTGCTTTCGCCTTTTTTTTAG
- a CDS encoding dihydrofolate reductase, with product MSISLIWAMAANGVIGKDNDMPWHLPRDFDYFKSQTLGKRMLMGRKTWDSLGGKPLKGRTSLVLTRDRGFAPGGAEIVHSLEEAVAEGRRDDELMVIGGAEIYKMMLPYADKLLVTRIAKDFEGDTRFPEVDWSEWREISNSPGIRDEKNPYDYRFYVYERPV from the coding sequence ATGAGCATTAGCCTGATTTGGGCCATGGCAGCCAACGGGGTAATTGGCAAGGACAATGATATGCCCTGGCATCTGCCACGTGACTTTGACTATTTCAAGTCGCAGACGCTGGGAAAGAGAATGCTGATGGGCCGCAAAACCTGGGATTCACTGGGCGGCAAGCCGTTAAAAGGCCGAACAAGCCTTGTCCTCACACGAGACCGCGGCTTTGCTCCCGGGGGGGCTGAAATTGTGCACTCCCTGGAAGAAGCAGTGGCCGAAGGCCGCCGGGATGATGAACTGATGGTTATAGGCGGTGCAGAGATTTACAAAATGATGCTGCCCTATGCCGACAAACTGCTGGTAACCCGGATTGCCAAGGACTTTGAAGGGGATACGAGGTTTCCGGAGGTCGACTGGAGCGAGTGGAGAGAAATCTCTAACAGCCCGGGAATCCGGGATGAAAAGAATCCGTATGATTACCGGTTCTATGTTTATGAACGTCCGGTTTGA
- a CDS encoding alpha/beta fold hydrolase — MPQTYINGYSMYYADCGQGTPIIFIHPPVLTCLNFLYQMKPLSADFRTVSFDIRGHGNSEPSREEITYPLVVEDIRQLMDQLKIEKAFLCGYSTGGSVVLDFLLTCPERALGGIVISGMSEVSDKKLRNRIARGLFLSRIGAVGAIALSISWNQAKTKLSLLRSLFNDAKRANAKNAAQYYHYSLHYNCTARLGKIHHPVLLVYGERDTLFHPYAQLLQKRLPRSELVFIKETKHQIPTKAAGQVNGLISQFIHRYESSVSKG; from the coding sequence ATGCCCCAAACCTATATCAACGGATACAGCATGTATTATGCAGATTGTGGACAAGGAACACCGATTATATTCATCCATCCTCCGGTATTGACATGTTTGAATTTTCTATACCAAATGAAGCCATTGTCGGCGGATTTCCGAACGGTTTCTTTTGATATCCGCGGTCACGGCAACAGCGAACCTTCCAGGGAAGAGATTACTTATCCGTTAGTTGTAGAGGATATCCGGCAGTTAATGGATCAGTTGAAGATCGAAAAAGCATTTTTGTGCGGTTACTCCACCGGCGGCTCGGTTGTGCTCGATTTTCTGTTAACCTGTCCCGAGCGGGCACTGGGCGGAATTGTAATTAGCGGGATGTCGGAAGTAAGCGACAAAAAGTTAAGAAACAGAATAGCAAGAGGACTCTTCTTGTCCCGTATCGGCGCGGTCGGTGCCATTGCCCTTTCCATTTCGTGGAATCAAGCAAAAACTAAGCTGTCATTATTGCGCTCATTATTTAACGATGCTAAAAGAGCAAACGCTAAAAACGCTGCGCAGTATTATCATTACAGTTTGCATTATAACTGTACTGCCCGATTGGGCAAAATTCATCACCCTGTCTTGTTGGTTTATGGTGAAAGGGACACACTATTCCATCCATACGCCCAGCTGCTGCAAAAGCGATTGCCAAGAAGCGAGCTTGTTTTTATAAAAGAAACCAAGCACCAGATTCCTACGAAAGCAGCGGGTCAAGTGAACGGGTTAATCAGCCAGTTTATTCACCGTTATGAGTCTTCTGTGTCAAAAGGCTAA
- a CDS encoding BadF/BadG/BcrA/BcrD ATPase family protein → MSHMIQGRDSLIIGIDVGSTTVKATVVDPESKQILWSDYQRHHTKQAEKVLEMLMDIGSEFPDIEQENIRVFATGSGSGPIAPHIGAKFVQEVNAVTMAVEQLHPDAGSVIELGGQDAKIIIFKKNEETGRKQAYTSMNDKCASGTGAMIDKCLIKVGMPMGSMGKLHFDDSKLHHVAAKCGVFAETDIVNLVKSGIPSPEIMCSLADAIVMQNLSVLTRGNTLRHHVLLLGGPNTYLTFLQECWRKRIPQTWQERGYDYPKDIPVQELIYVPEHSQYYAAYGAVLYGMYEPMDTGAYLGVKGLKEFIAHGRQARLSGKAGPPLVNSGNELEQFQRQYNIPGFTMAAFTPGQKVKAVIGLDGGSTSSKAVLIDDQGEILLKEYQLSKGNPLEDTKEMLKRIRDKVEGQEADLEIIGFGATGYAADVLEKTLRADVNIVETVAHMTSAVHQFGDIDVICDIGGQDIKVLFLKNRDIRNFKLSNQCSAGNGMLLQAMADQFGIPVQEYADTAFGAALSPKFSYGCAVFLDADRVNFQKEGFSKEEMLAGLALVLPKNIWQYVVQIPRMAELGRKFVLQGGTQYNLAAVKAQVDYIKQRVPGAEIYVHPHPGEAGAIGAAMETLRVVKRRGYSTFLGLNTVIDLRYESRNDESTRCQFCPNHCSRTFIDSKTPDGQTARYISGFSCEKGTVEDKEAVIKITRERQELKKQFPNLVEYEARRMFQHFYDAEPLPEPGLPMDGVRLKRGWPQFGGRRTRPDQRPFARSSTGAMKRRSRIRIGIPRVLNIWSTAPFWRSYFETLGIDGRNIVFSDQTSGEMWQEGGKYGSIDPCYPSKVAQAHVHNLLFKHHEQQSLDYIFFPCITHIPTYVQNVMDSASCPIAAGAPNVIKAAFTKEVDFFRARGMVYLDPAVTFTEPNLLKSQLYEAFGEHLQITRDESDFAAMQGWNAMELFDTEMQEKGRIILEQVERDNRLAILMIGRPYHSDPGLNHSVLEEFQVLGYPILSMRSIPKDETWQNRFFSDDLNSGRVKQALEVSDVWPENFSSNSVQKVWAAKFAARHPHVAVLDLSSFKCGHDAPTYGLIDSIISAAGTPYSALHDIDANKPSGSIKIRVKTYAHSLGLHEERLQDLARKKAELQQRLELFRVQNG, encoded by the coding sequence ATGAGTCACATGATTCAAGGTCGGGATTCTCTAATTATTGGCATTGATGTAGGCTCAACGACCGTCAAGGCCACAGTGGTAGATCCTGAAAGCAAGCAAATCCTGTGGTCGGATTATCAGCGCCATCATACAAAACAGGCGGAAAAGGTTCTGGAAATGTTAATGGACATTGGGAGTGAATTTCCGGATATAGAGCAGGAGAACATTCGCGTGTTTGCGACGGGTTCCGGCAGCGGGCCTATTGCTCCCCATATCGGAGCGAAATTCGTACAGGAGGTCAATGCGGTTACCATGGCTGTAGAGCAGCTTCATCCTGACGCCGGCAGCGTGATTGAACTTGGCGGACAAGATGCGAAGATCATTATTTTTAAAAAAAATGAGGAAACAGGCCGTAAGCAAGCTTATACCTCTATGAATGATAAATGTGCATCCGGCACCGGTGCCATGATCGACAAATGTCTGATCAAGGTGGGGATGCCTATGGGGAGCATGGGAAAGCTGCACTTTGACGATTCAAAATTGCACCATGTGGCCGCAAAATGCGGGGTATTTGCCGAAACGGATATTGTCAATCTCGTCAAAAGCGGCATTCCTTCACCAGAGATTATGTGTTCGCTGGCGGATGCCATCGTGATGCAGAATCTTTCCGTTCTCACCAGGGGCAATACCCTGAGGCACCATGTTTTGCTGCTGGGCGGGCCGAATACCTACTTAACCTTCCTGCAGGAATGCTGGCGTAAGCGGATCCCTCAGACCTGGCAGGAACGGGGATACGATTATCCGAAAGACATCCCCGTCCAGGAGCTGATTTATGTTCCGGAGCATTCACAGTATTATGCAGCCTACGGGGCGGTCCTGTACGGGATGTACGAGCCCATGGATACCGGTGCCTATCTGGGAGTAAAAGGGCTTAAGGAATTTATTGCCCACGGGCGGCAAGCCAGACTCAGCGGGAAAGCCGGTCCGCCGCTGGTGAACAGCGGCAACGAACTCGAACAATTTCAGCGGCAATACAACATCCCCGGATTTACAATGGCAGCCTTCACCCCAGGGCAGAAGGTGAAAGCGGTGATCGGTCTTGACGGTGGCTCCACTTCATCCAAAGCTGTTCTGATTGATGATCAGGGAGAAATTCTGCTGAAAGAATATCAGCTCTCCAAAGGGAATCCGCTTGAGGATACAAAAGAAATGTTAAAGCGGATCCGGGATAAGGTAGAGGGGCAGGAAGCCGATTTGGAGATTATCGGCTTTGGCGCCACGGGTTATGCTGCGGATGTTCTGGAAAAGACATTAAGGGCTGACGTCAATATAGTGGAGACCGTTGCCCATATGACAAGCGCCGTTCACCAATTCGGCGACATCGATGTGATCTGTGACATCGGCGGGCAGGACATTAAGGTGCTTTTTCTGAAAAACAGGGATATCCGCAATTTCAAGCTGTCTAATCAATGCTCCGCCGGGAACGGGATGCTGCTGCAGGCGATGGCGGATCAGTTCGGTATTCCGGTTCAGGAGTATGCGGATACGGCCTTTGGCGCAGCATTGAGCCCTAAATTTTCCTATGGCTGTGCAGTATTCCTGGACGCGGACCGGGTGAATTTTCAGAAGGAGGGGTTTTCCAAAGAGGAAATGCTCGCCGGACTCGCTCTGGTTCTGCCGAAAAATATATGGCAGTATGTGGTCCAGATTCCGCGTATGGCTGAACTTGGCCGCAAGTTCGTCCTGCAGGGCGGAACCCAATACAATTTGGCTGCAGTCAAGGCCCAGGTTGATTATATCAAACAGCGGGTTCCGGGTGCCGAAATATACGTCCATCCGCATCCGGGAGAAGCGGGGGCCATTGGCGCGGCCATGGAAACCTTGCGCGTGGTGAAGCGCCGGGGGTACTCCACCTTCTTGGGACTGAATACCGTCATCGATCTGCGTTATGAAAGCCGCAATGACGAATCGACCCGCTGTCAATTTTGTCCCAACCACTGCAGCCGCACCTTTATTGACTCCAAGACACCGGATGGGCAAACGGCGCGGTACATTTCCGGTTTCTCCTGTGAAAAGGGGACGGTGGAAGACAAGGAAGCGGTCATCAAAATCACAAGAGAGCGGCAGGAACTGAAAAAACAGTTTCCCAACCTTGTGGAATACGAGGCCCGCCGCATGTTTCAGCATTTTTACGATGCGGAGCCTCTTCCGGAACCGGGCTTGCCGATGGATGGTGTCCGGCTGAAACGGGGTTGGCCTCAGTTCGGCGGAAGGCGTACAAGACCGGATCAACGTCCGTTTGCGCGTTCTTCCACCGGGGCAATGAAGCGGCGCAGCCGGATCCGTATCGGGATTCCGCGGGTACTAAACATTTGGTCTACTGCACCTTTCTGGCGGTCCTATTTCGAGACATTGGGCATTGATGGCCGCAATATTGTGTTTAGCGATCAAACGAGCGGGGAAATGTGGCAGGAAGGCGGTAAATACGGCTCGATCGATCCATGCTACCCTTCGAAAGTGGCCCAAGCCCATGTTCACAATCTGCTGTTTAAGCACCATGAGCAGCAATCGCTGGATTATATCTTCTTCCCGTGTATCACCCACATCCCGACGTATGTACAAAATGTAATGGATTCGGCCAGCTGTCCAATAGCCGCCGGGGCCCCGAATGTGATCAAGGCTGCCTTTACCAAAGAAGTGGATTTCTTCAGGGCGAGAGGAATGGTCTATCTGGATCCGGCGGTTACGTTCACCGAGCCGAACTTGTTAAAGAGTCAGTTGTATGAAGCCTTTGGAGAACACTTGCAAATCACCCGGGATGAAAGCGACTTTGCCGCAATGCAGGGCTGGAACGCGATGGAGTTGTTCGATACAGAAATGCAAGAGAAGGGCCGCATCATTCTGGAGCAGGTTGAGCGGGATAACCGCCTTGCCATTCTGATGATCGGGCGTCCCTACCACTCCGATCCGGGCCTGAATCACAGTGTGCTTGAAGAATTTCAGGTACTCGGCTATCCCATTTTGTCCATGCGCTCCATTCCCAAAGACGAGACGTGGCAGAACCGCTTTTTCAGCGATGATCTGAACAGCGGGCGGGTGAAACAAGCGCTTGAAGTCAGCGATGTATGGCCGGAAAATTTCAGTTCCAACAGCGTGCAAAAAGTGTGGGCGGCCAAGTTCGCTGCGCGCCATCCCCATGTGGCTGTGCTGGACTTGTCCAGCTTCAAATGCGGGCATGATGCCCCCACTTACGGGCTGATCGACTCGATAATTTCTGCTGCGGGGACTCCGTACTCGGCTTTGCATGATATCGATGCCAACAAACCGAGCGGTTCGATCAAAATCCGGGTGAAGACGTATGCTCACAGTCTGGGGCTTCATGAAGAGCGTCTGCAGGATTTGGCCCGCAAAAAAGCAGAGCTGCAGCAGCGCCTGGAGTTATTCAGAGTACAAAACGGATGA
- the thyA gene encoding thymidylate synthase produces the protein MRKYLDLLQDILDHGASKSDRTGTGTLSVFGRQLRFDLAEGFPLVTTKRIHLKSVIHELLWFLKGDTNISYLKEHGVSIWDEWADPNGELGPVYGSQWRAWESADGRHIDQIAAVIDSIKNNPDSRRHIVSAWNVGEIEQMKLPPCHFVFQFYVADGKLSCMLTMRSVDTFLGLPFNIASYALLTHMVAQQTGLEVGEFIWSGGDVHIYTNHLEQVATQLAREPYPLPKLVIRRQPESIFDYTFEDFEFVSYEHHPGIKAPVAI, from the coding sequence TTGCGTAAATATTTGGATTTGCTTCAGGATATCTTGGACCACGGCGCCTCCAAAAGCGACCGGACAGGAACCGGCACATTATCTGTATTTGGACGCCAGCTCCGGTTCGATCTGGCCGAAGGGTTTCCGCTGGTAACCACCAAGCGTATCCATCTGAAATCGGTAATACATGAGCTCCTTTGGTTTTTGAAGGGGGATACCAATATCTCCTATTTGAAAGAGCATGGAGTTTCGATCTGGGATGAATGGGCCGACCCCAATGGCGAGCTTGGACCTGTCTACGGCTCTCAGTGGCGGGCGTGGGAGAGTGCGGATGGCCGCCACATTGACCAGATTGCCGCTGTGATTGATTCGATTAAGAACAACCCGGATTCCCGCCGCCATATCGTCAGCGCCTGGAATGTGGGTGAAATAGAGCAGATGAAGCTGCCGCCCTGCCATTTTGTATTTCAGTTCTACGTGGCTGATGGCAAGCTGTCCTGCATGCTGACCATGCGTTCCGTGGATACTTTTCTGGGATTGCCCTTCAACATAGCCAGCTATGCGCTGCTGACGCATATGGTAGCCCAGCAGACCGGGCTTGAGGTGGGAGAATTCATCTGGTCCGGGGGAGATGTGCATATATATACAAATCATCTCGAACAGGTGGCCACCCAGTTGGCGAGAGAGCCGTATCCGTTGCCGAAGCTGGTGATCCGCAGACAGCCGGAGAGTATTTTTGACTATACCTTCGAGGATTTCGAATTTGTCAGTTATGAACATCATCCGGGAATTAAAGCCCCGGTTGCGATATAA
- a CDS encoding class I SAM-dependent methyltransferase has translation MYHRFVRPQWFTNKYIHERIKSRFSLENKAVLDFGCGTGANCSICDADHYYGIDPDAKRVQFAKQLHPNHTFMVFDEKHIPIPDQTVDFIFIIAVLHHISNEQITGYLNEFSRVMKPEGTMIVIEPYLCPQHKLNNWFMKQYDNGEFIRSEDEYLQLFKRQQYKYQVITKFRKGLLYNEIFFTAALKHKPIQKEAESFASIPADLSVHVAEHPAASQMLGEEALSSSTIN, from the coding sequence TTGTATCACAGGTTTGTACGCCCACAATGGTTCACCAATAAATATATTCACGAGCGTATCAAAAGCCGTTTCTCATTAGAAAATAAAGCCGTTCTGGATTTTGGCTGCGGAACCGGAGCAAACTGTTCCATATGCGATGCAGATCATTATTACGGTATTGATCCGGATGCCAAAAGAGTACAATTTGCCAAACAGTTGCATCCGAACCATACTTTTATGGTTTTTGACGAAAAGCATATCCCGATACCCGATCAAACTGTGGATTTTATTTTCATCATCGCGGTGCTGCACCATATTTCGAACGAACAAATTACCGGGTATCTGAATGAATTCAGCCGAGTAATGAAGCCTGAAGGAACAATGATTGTCATCGAGCCATATTTATGTCCGCAGCACAAACTCAACAACTGGTTCATGAAGCAGTATGATAACGGTGAGTTTATCCGCAGTGAGGATGAATATCTGCAGCTGTTCAAACGTCAGCAATATAAATATCAAGTGATTACAAAGTTCAGGAAAGGCCTTCTCTACAACGAAATCTTTTTTACAGCCGCGCTCAAACATAAGCCTATTCAAAAAGAGGCAGAATCGTTTGCTTCAATCCCGGCAGATCTGTCCGTTCACGTTGCTGAACACCCCGCGGCGAGTCAAATGCTTGGTGAAGAAGCTCTAAGCTCAAGCACTATAAACTGA